CAGCGGTAATTTTTGCAAGATCGCCGGCGCGGGTTTCGGGGTCCGACTTGATCTTCGTGATCACGCCCTCGACGGCGGACTGCACGAGCTTGTCCGGCGCGGCGCTGGTGTTGACCTGCGCGTGCGCGGCAGACATGACGAACACCGCGGCGATCGGCGCGATGATGGCGGCGGGGAGGATTCCGTAACGGTTCATGACTCATCGAAGCAATACGGCCGGGTTGGCCAGTCGGCCCAGTATATAGCGGATCGCGCCGTTGCCTTGCTGCGGCGCGCATGGGGCGGCGGGTGCGGAATGCCCCGCTTCAACCGCTATACTCCGGGTGCCGCCCATGCGCCCCCGCCGCATCGGACGCTGAAGATACAGGACTCATGATCAGACCGCTGCTGGTTCGCACCGTCAAATTCGCCACCGTTCACGCCTGGCTCGTGATCGGCATCACCCTGCTGCTCACCATCGGCAGCGGTGTCTATGTGGCGCGTAATTTTGCCATCAATACCGATATCAGCCGCCTGCTGGAATCGGACGCCCCGTGGGCGAAGAACGACGCCGCCATCAGCGCGGCCTTTCCGCAGCGCGACAAGATGATCCTGGCCGTGGTGCAGGCCCCGGCCAAGGAACTGGCCGATGCCGCCGCCAACGAACTGGCCAACGCGCTGCGCCAGCAGCCAAATCGCTTCAAGGCCGTCGGCCAGCCGGGCTCGGGCGCGTTCTTCGAGCGCAACGGCCTGCTGTTCGCCGATACCGCCAGCGTCCAGGACATGGCCGGCAAGCTGGGCCAGGCGCGCCCGCTGCTGAACAATCTGGCGCATGACCCCACGCTGCGCGGCCTGTCCGACCTGCTTACCACCACGCTGAACCTGCCGCTGCAGCTGGGCCAGATCAAGCTGTCCGACATGGACCGGCTGCTGGGCGAAAGCGCGCGCACCATCGACGGCGTGCTGGCCGACAAGCCGGTGGCCCTGTCGTGGGCCGGGCTGGTGGACGACAGCCTGAAGCCCAATGCCGACGGGCGCGCGTTCAGCTTCGTCACGCTGTCGCCGGTGCTGGACTTCAGCGACCTCAAGGCCGGCTCGGGCGCCAGCGATGCCATCCGCGCCGCCGCCGCGCAACTGAAACTGACCGAGCGCTACAACGCCGTGGTGCGCCTGACCGGCCCGCAGCCGCTGGCCGACGACGAATTTGCATCGGTCAGCGAAGGCGCCGTGCTCAACGGCGTGCTGACGCTGATCGTGGTGATCGGCATCCTGTGGATGGCCTTGCGCTCCGCCCGCCTGATCACGGCGGTGCTGGTCAGCCTGATCTCCGGCCTGATCATCACCGCCGCGCTGGGCCTGATGATGGTGGGCGCGCTGAACATGATCTCGGTGGCCTTCGCCGTGCTGTTCGTCGGGCTGGGGGTGGATTTCGGCATCCAGTTCGGCGTGCGCTATCGCGCCGAGCGGCATGACCACGGCGACCTGGACCAGGCCCTCACGCTGGCCGCCCGCGACGTGGCCGGCCCGCTCACGCTGGCCGCGGCGGCCACGGCGGCCGCATTCTTCTGCTTCCTGCCGACTGACTACCGCGGCGTGGCCGAACTGGGCAAGATCGCCGGCGTCGGCATGTTCATCGCCTTCGCCACCACGTTCACGATGCTGCCGGCCATGATCCGGGTGCTGGCGCCGCGTGCCGAGGAAGAGATGCCCGGCTTCAGCTGGCTGGCCCCGGCCGACGCGTTTTTCGAACGCCATCGCAAGGGCACGCTGGTCGGCGTGCTGGCCGTGCTGATCGGCGGCGCCCCGCTGCTGCCGCACCTGCGCTTCGACTTCGACCCGCTGCACCTGAAGGATCCGCATTCCGAATCGATGTCGACGCTGCTGGCGCTGAAGGACGCCCCGCAGGCCGGCACCGATGACGTCAAGGTCCTGGCGCCGACGCTGAAGGACGCCGAAGCCACCGCCACGAAGCTCAAGGCGCTGCCCGAGGTGTCGCGCGTGGTCACGCTGAAGACGTTCATTCCCGACGACCAGGCACCCAAGCTGGCCATCATCGCCGGCATGGCAAAAAGCCTGATGCCGGTGCTGACGCAGCCGACCGCCACCCCGGCCACCGACGCGCTGCGCGTGGCGTCGCTGCGTAATGCATCGCGCCAGTTGTCGCTGGCCGCGCTCGATCATCCGGGCCCGGGAGCCGAATCGGCCGAGCACCTGTCGCGCGCGCTCAAGCAACTGGCCGACGCCACGCCAGCCGTGCGCGACCGCGCCGAACTGGCCGTGGCCCTGCCGCTGCGCCTGGCGCTGGGCACGCTGCAGCTTGCGCTGCAGCCCGAGCCGGTATCGCAACAGACGCTGCCGCCCGAACTGGTGCGTGACTGGCTGGCCCCGAACGGCCAGGCGCTGATCAACGTCAGCCCGAAACTGCCGCCGCCGGGCGCGAAGAACGAGGCCGCGCGCGAGGCCGCCCTGAGCAAGTTCATCGCCGTGATGGCCCGCGTGCAGCCTGACGCCACGGGCGGCCCCATCGCCATCAAGGGATCGGCCGATACGATCATGACCGCCTTCATCCATGCCGGCCTGTGGGCGGTGGTGTCGATCACGGTGCTGCTGTGGATCACCCTGCGCCGCGTGGGCGACGTGCTGCGCACCTTGATTCCGCTGCTGGTATCGGGCCTGGTCACGCTGGAACTGTGCGTGGTGTTCGGCATCTCGCTGAACTTTGCGAACATCATCGCGCTGCCGCTGCTGCTGGGCATTGGCGTGGCGTTCAAGATCTACTACGTGATTGCCTGGCGCCACGGCAAGACCAAGCTCCTGCAGTCCAGCCTGACCCACGCGGTGCTGTACAGCGCCGGCACCACGGCCACGGCCTTCGGCAGCCTCTGGCTGTCGCACCATCCGGGCACGGCCAGCATGGGCAAGCTGCTGGCACTGGCGCTGATCTGCACGCTGGCCGGGGCGGTGTTCTTCCAGCCGATCCTGATGGGCCGCCCCCGTCGGGAACTGAACGGCCGTGCGGAACCGCTCGGCCCGTCGCTACCCCTCTCACGGTGGCTACGACCATGGCACAATCTGCCGATAAATCTGGAGGGTCGGATTCTGGCAAGTCCCGGCGGTAGCCCGGACGCCCACCGGCGCCGTTCGGATGGACGTGTCCCGGCGCTGCCAGCTGCGCCGTCCCCCCATGACAAGAAACAAACAAGACTGTCTCGAACATGCTCTCCCGTATTTCGCTCCTGCGCGCCGCGGCGCCTGAAACGCCCCGGCTTGCCACCGCCCTGGCCGCCGCATCGCTGACCCTGCTGGCCACCGGATGCGCCACGGGCCCCAACGCCAACCCGGCAGACCCGCTGGAGCCGATGAACCGGGCCATCTTCACGGTCAACGACAAGGCCGATACCTACGTGGCCCAGCCGCTGGCCAAGGGCTACAAGGCCGTCACGCCCGAACCGGCCCGCCTGGCCGTCACCAACTTCTTCAACAATTTCTCGGACGTTGGCAATTTCGCCAACAACGTGCTGCAGGGCAAGCCCGTGGAAGCGGTGGAGACGATGATGCGCGTGGCGGTCAACACGGTGCTGGGCCTGGGCGGCCTGATCGACGTTGCCACGGCGGCCGGCATGCCGCGTCATTCCACGGACTTCGGCCTGACGCTGGGTACCTGGGGCGTGCCGGCCGGCCCGTACCTGGTGCTGCCGCTGTTCGGCCCGAGTTCGTTCCGCGACGGCGTGGGCGTGGCCGGCAACATCTTCCTGGACCCGGCGCACTACTTCGACACCGCCTGGCGTTATTCGATGTTCGGCATCAACGTGGTCAACACGCGCACCAACATGCTGGGCGCCACCGACCTGCTGTCGCAGGCCGCGCTGGACAAGTACGCATTCGTCCGCGATGCCTACTCGCAACGCCGCCAGTACCTGCTGACCGGTGGCGGCGACGCGCTGCCGTCGTATGACGAGGACGAGGATTCGTCGGCGCCCGCGCCGGGCGGCAAGGAAGCGCCCAAGACCCCGGAAGGCGCTGCCAGGCCAGAGGTGCCGGCCACGCCGGCCACGCCGGCCCCGGCACCGGGCATGGCCAAGTAGCCAGCTAGCGAAATCGCCAAAAAAACGCCCACGCCGGGGCACGACGTGGGCAGCAAGACCACGGATGCGGTGTCCGTGGCCCGACAGATCGTAGGCAATTTCTGCACAAGGGATTGCCAACAATTGTGTCGGCAAGGGCTTGCGGACGGCATCGCCGGACGATCGCCGGCCCGATGGCAGCGCCCGGCGTCAGCCGGCGCGCGAGCGTAGCGGCAGCCAGATCGAGAACATGGCGCCCTCGCCCGCTGCACTGCGCAGCATCACCCGTCCACCGTGGCGTTCCGCCACCGTTTTCACAAAGACCAGACCCAGGCCGCTGCCCGATGGCGCATCGCTTGCCGGCGCATGCACGCGGCTGAACGGCCGGAACAACCGCGCCTGGGCCTCGGGCGCGATGCCGGGGCCCAGGTCGGTCACCTCGATGGCCATGTAGGGCCCCAGCCTGCGCAGGCCCACCGTCACCGGCGCGCCGTCGGGACTGAACTTGATGGCATTGCTGACCAGGTTGGCGATGGCGCGCACCAGCAGCGCCGGCGCTGCGCGCAGCGTCACGCCATCGCCGTCCAGATCCAGCCGCAGTTCGATGCCTCGCGTCTTGGCCAGCGCCCAAAGCTCGTCGGTAGCGTCCAGCACCAGCGCCGTCAGGTCCACCTCGGCAAAGGCCAGGCTTTGCGATTCGGCCTGCGCCAGCCGGATGAAATCGTCGGCCAGCGCCAGCGTGCGGTGCGCGTGCTCGCCGATGCGGCCCAGCAGTTCGGCCTGCGTCAGCGCGCGCCCGGGCCGCGACTGCAAATCGATCAGCGCCAGGATCGACGCCTGCGGCGAGCGCATGTCGTGCGACAGGAAGTGCAGCGTCTGCTCGCGCTGGCGTTCGGCGCGGCGCACGGTCGTGATGTCGATCAGGCTGACGATGACGCCCGCCGGGCGCCCCGCCTCGCCATGCAGCGGCGCGCCGTGCAGCAGGTAGCGGCGGTCGTCCTCGGTGGCCAGTTCCACGCCGTGGGAGTCGGATGACGACATCACCGGCGCGTCGGCGTCCAGCGCGCCGCACAGGGCGTCCCAGTACGCCAGCCCGGGGCCGGGCACCGGGAACAGCGTCTCGATGATGTCCGGCAGGCCCGGGCGATCCAGCCCGCCGTAGGCGTCCGCGTAGGCATCCGCATAAGCGCCGGCGGACGGCAATTCTCCCAGTCCGGCCGGTTGCGGCAGATCGTTGATGCCCTGCAGCACGACCGGCACCAGCGCCACCGCCCGCCGGTTGGCCACCAGGATGCCGCCGTCCAGGTTGCAGATCACGGTGGCCTCGGGCAGGCTTTCCAGCCCGTCCGACAGAAAGCGCCGCATGTCGCGCAGCCGGGCCGTCATGTCGTACACAGCCTGCATGCGGCCATCGAGCGAATGATCGACGCGCGTCGGCGCCCCCAGCAGGCCGGGCTCGCGCACCAGGCGCGCCAGCTCCTCGGACAGGAACCGCAGCGCGGCTTCCTGGCGCCGCCAACTCCACAGGGGATAGATGAGCAGGCAGCCAAACACGGCCGCCGACGGGGCGAACCACAGCTGCATGCTGCCCACCAGCATGATGCTGCCGCCGATCAGGGCCGCCACCAGCACGGCCACGGCAATCAGCGCGTCGCGCGGCGTCAGCATCCACGCCGCCAGCGCGGCCAGCAGCACCGGCAGCAGCGTGGCGAACCACCCGGCCAGGTCGTGCACCCGCACGATGCCCGTCCCGTCGCGCAATGCCTGCAGCACGTTGGCCAGGATCTCCACGCCGCTCATGCCGCGCCCTTCGCGCGACACCGGCGTGGCGAATACGTCGCCGATGCCGCTGGCCATCGCGCCCACGATCACGTACTTGCCCTGGAAGTAGCCGGCGCTCAACTGGCCCGACAGCACATCGAGCACCGACACGCGCGCGAACGTGCCCGGCGGCCCCGCAAACGGAATGCGCAGGCGGTCCTGGCTGACCCAGCCGGCGCTGTCCACGCGCCGGACGCTTTCGTGGCGGAATGACTCCGGCGATGGCGGCGACGGCTGGCCGTATGCGGCCATCATCGCGGCGAAATGCCAGACCGGGGGCGAGTTGCCATCGCCCTCGCGCAGGTACACCGAGCGCGCCACGCCATCGGCATCGGGGCTCATGTCGATATGGCCGACAGTCGCGGCAAAAGCATCGAGCGGCCGGCGCATGACAGGCCCCGCCACGCCCGATTCCGCCACCGCGGGCAGGATCACGTTGCGGGCGCGGGCAATCGCCTGGGCCAGTTCCATGTCGTCGGCCGGATAGCGGATATCGGGCTCGGACAGGATCACGTCCAGGCCGATCACGCGCGGCTTGTCGGCGGCGATATGGTCGATCAGCGATGCCAGCACCGTACGCCGCCAGGGCCATCGGCCGATGGCCCCGATGCTGGCATCGTCGATGGTCACCAGCACGATGTCGTTGCGCGGGGCGTGCGGCTGGCTGGCGATGGCGAAGTCGAGCAGCGCCAGGTCAGCGCGCTCGAACCAGTTGAAGCGCGCGACCAGCGCCGTGACCACCACCACGGCGGCCAGCGTCAGCACCCATTCCACGCGGGTGCGGCGATGAAAGAAGGCGGCGGCCCGGCTAGCGGATACCGGTCTTGGTGCCACGGTCCGTGCCTCCCCACATCACCACGCTGCCAGGCGGAACCAGGCAGGGCATGCCCAGCCAGCACCGTCTACGCATCGGCGCCCCCGGCGGCCTCGAAGCGATAGCCGTGCGAATAGACCGACGTCAGCCGCACCCCGTGTTCGGGACGCAGCGCCAGCTTGATGCGCAGGCGCGAGACATGGGTATCGAGCGTGCGCGAGCCCGCGTCCATGGCACGGCCCCAGACGGCCTGCTCGATCACCTCGCGTGACAGCAGCCGGCCGATATTGCGGAACAGGAACAGCGCCAGGTCGAATTCACGCGGCGAGAGGTCGGCAATCTGGCCGGCCAGCGCGATGGTGCGGCGGCGCGCGTCGACCACGTAATCGCCCTGCCGGATCAGTTCGTCGTCGTGCACGGCATCGGGATAGGCGCGGCGCAGCAGCGCCCGCACGCGCGCCACGAATTCGGCCGGGCGCAGCGGCTTGGCCAGGTAGTCGTCGGCGCCCACGCTCAGGCCGGCGACGATGTCGGCCTCGTCGACACGGCTGGTCAGGAACAGGATCGGCGGCAGGCGGCCCGAGTGCTGGCGCACCCAGCTGACCAGTTCGTAGCCGCTGGTGTCCGGCAGTTGCCAGTCCATGAGGACCAGGTCGAATGCCTGATCGCGCAGCGCGCGCAGGAACGCGGAGCCGGTGGCAAAGCTGGTGCAACTGAAGCCCGCCTCTTCCAGTAGCTGCCGGATCTGTTCGGCCTGGGCGGCGTCGTCCTCTACTGAGGCAATTCTCATTACATCCCTCTGATGACTGCGGCCTGTGTGTCGGGCACGGCGGCGTCATGTTACCGAAACGCGCCATGCCGCGTCGAGGCTACATTAGAGGGGATACCGGGCGGAGGGTGTTGCAGGCGCGCCGCAGCAGGCGCGCTGCCTTGCGGGCGTAAAGAAAACGTGGCGCAGATGCAGACACCGCCACCGCATGAGCGGCGGCCCCGGCACATGGCGTCACATCACTGCAGCATGTAGGTCTCGTACTCCAGGCGGTCGAGCTTGCGGTCGAGCAGGTACAGCGCCAGCGCCACTACGATCAGCAGCGACACCGCGAAGCCGTAGCCATACCAGGCCGGCCCCAGCGACAGCGTCAGGCGCGTCAGCACGAAGTTCAGCACCACGAACGTACCGGTCAGCATCAGCACCTCGCGCCGGCGGTCCAGGTAGAAGTAGATGTTCAGCACGCCCAGCAGCACCACCTGCAGGCTGGCGCCGATCACGTCCACGTAGAGCAGCGGCAGGTACAGCTCGGAAATGCCCAGCAGCCGCAGCAGCCAGCCGCCCACCACGAACAGCAGCAGCGACGCGATGGCCTGCACCTTGACGATCTCGTACAGGCCCAGGCGGATGGTTTGCACCATCGTGTTGCGCATGTCCTCGATGTGCTCCAGCGAACTGCCGCCGCGCACCGCGTTGTAGAACGCGTCGTAGTACTCCACGAAGTCGGTCTCGATGCGCACCAGGAACACCGCCATGCCCGGGATGATGGCCAGGTAGGCCAGGAACACCGGGATGTCGTAGATGATCGACGCATGCAGCGGGCCTATCACGGGCTGGCCCGTGGACGGCGCGTACCAGAACATGAACTTGTCGACCCAGATGCCCAGGTTGTAGAACAGGCCGATGGCGATCAGGCTCGGGTAGGCAAAACGCCGCTGGAACACCTCGAACGACATGAACCGGTGGCTCGTGTAGTTGCGGTAGATCAGCGTGATCATGCCCACCAGCAGGCACAGCTGGCCGAACACGAAGCCGCCCAGCAGCCCTTCCAGCCCGTGCGAGCGCAGCCCCAGGGCCGCCAGCACGGTGATCGTATAGCCGACCAGGAACGTCCACACTATGGCCTTGTACTGCTTCATGCCCGACAGGAAGATGGCCGCGATCCAGATATTGCTCATGATCACGAAGCCCGCCATCATCAGCAGCCGGTACAGCAGCGACTGCTCGGGGAACGCCCAGACCGCGCAGGCCAGGCCGATGGCGCCGGCCAGCGCCGTGCTGAGCAGCGCCACGGCGTGATAGTTCGACAGCACCAGGTCGGCGCGCTTTTCGAACAGGCGGTCGGACGTGAAGCGCGTGAACGACAGCTGCATCGGCCCGGTCAGTATCAGGCTGCACGCTATCAGGTAAGTCACCGACACCTGGAACTGCGTGATCAGCGCGCCCGGGATCACCCAGCCGATCGACAGCAGGCCGATCAGCAGGATGCCCAGGATCGACAGCACCCACGGGCCCGAGCTGATCACGCCCGCATAGGCATACGCGCTGAGCATGCCCGACAGGCTGTCCCGCCGGAGCATCTTGCGAAGTTCGAATCCAATGCCGGCCATCTCAGCGTCCTCCTGCCTGCGCGCCGTGGTGCACCGGGCACTTCGCGGGGCTGGCGCCATGCTCGCGGCGCGTGTTGTCCGGCATCGCCATCAGCTCGGTATAGAGCGTGCGATAACTGCCCACCATCTGTTCCTGCGTGTAGTACTTTTCCACGCGCGCAATGCCCGAGGCCTGCGCCGCCTGCCAGCGGTCAGGATGCTGCAGCAGCCCCAGCGCCGCATTGGCCAGCGCGGCCGGGTCGGCAATGCGCACCACGTCGCCCGCGGCTCCCAGCGCGGCATCGTCGCCGGGCAGCCCGAAGATCAGCTCGCTGCACGATCCCACGTCGGTGGTCACGCACGGCACGCCGGCGGCAAAGCCTTCGAGCACCACCAGCGGCAGCGCCTCGGAGATCGAACTCAGCACCAGCACGCCCACCTTCGGCAGCAGTTCGTCGATCTTCTGGAAGCCCAGGAACTTCACCTTGTCGCCCAGCCCAGGCTTTCGGCCAGGCTGCGGCATTCGCGCGCGTATTCGGCGTCCTCGTCCTCGGGGCCGGCAATCCAGCCTTCGGCCTCTGGGTACTCTCGCACCACGGTCAGCATGGCGCGGATAAAGGTCTTGATGTCCTTGATCGGCACCACGCGGCCGATCAGGCACAGCACCGGCGGCACACCGGGCGCGCGCTTGTCGCGCAGCGCCGACAGGCGCGGCAGGTTGATGCCGTTCGGGATATTGCGCGTGCGCTCGGCCACCGCGCCGTCCAGCACCTGGCGGCGGCGGTTGCCCTCGTAGAGCGCCGTGATCTCGTCGCCGGCCTCGTAGCAGACACGGCCCAGCGTCTCGAAGAAGCGCACCCAGAGTTCGCGGAAATAGCTGATCTGGGAAATGTCGCGTTCGAAGATGTTGCGGTTGTCGCGGATCCACTGGCTCTGGAACAGGTCGATCTTGCGTTCCTTGGTGTAGATGCCGTGCTCGGACACCAGCAGCGGGCGGCCGTTGCGATGGCGCAGCATCGCGCCCAGGAAGCCCGCGTAGCCCGTGGACACCGTGTGATAGACCTTGGCCGGGATCAGGCCGTCGGCAATCCGCACCAGCTGCCACAGCGGCTTGTGCATGATGCGGATGGTCCAGAAGTAGTCCGTGAACGACGGGTCCGTGCAGAACTGGCGGTACTGGCTCGTGATCGTGTCCCAGGCGCGCTTGCTGTACAGGAACGCGTCCTCGGACAGCGCCCCGCCCTCGCGCAGCTGCGGCATCAGTTCGCGGATCAGGTCGCCGGCCTCGGCTTCCTTGCCCGGCTCGCGCAGCAGTTCGTGCAGCGCATCGGACTTGTCGAACGCCCGGGCGTCGCCCGGCGTGCCATGCACCAGCGGCGGCGGCGGAAAGTCGTACAGGAAATGGGTTTCCAGGTGCACGACGTTCTCGGGCAGCTGGTAGACCATGTCGCCATAGTCCTCGCGGCGGCTGCCGATGAAGACGATGCCGAAGCGGATATCGGGAAACGCGCGGATCATCTGGTTGACCCAGCTCGACACGCCCCCGCTTACATAGGGGAACGTGCCTTCGAGCAGCAGCATGACGTCGGCGGACGTTCCCTTGACCAGAATTTCGCTCATGATTGCCAGTACCGCAGCAGGGGCCGCACCAGCGGGAGCGGCGAAGGACTGTCGAAAGCCGCCATCAGGCGGCGCACCGCGGCATAGTCGCGATCCAGGTAGGCGGCCTCGGCCAGCAGCGGCAGCACGCGCTCCTGCGCGAAGCCCAGCGCTTCGGCGCGGCCCAGGAATTCGCGCGCTTCGCCGGGCGCGTTGCGTGTCAGCGCCAGGCGGCCGCGCATGTACCACAGCGCCGCGTTGCCGTCGTCGATGTCCAGCGCGGCGCTGGCGTAGCGCTCCACCTGGCTGGCGGTGTAGCGGTACACGTCGCCCTGCACCAGGTTCTGGTAGATCAGTTCCCAGTACAGGTCGGCCAGGCGCTTGTTGATTTCCAGCTTCGCCTGCGGCGTGTCGGCCGATTCCAGGCGCGGCAGCTCGGCCAGGATCTTCTGCGTCAGCTGCTTCTCCGCGCCATCCAGCATGCCGTAGGCCAGCAGCCGGATATCGTCCGTGCTGTCGGCCAGCAGTTCGCGCAGCACAGGGCTGGCGGTGCGCGTCGGCATCGATTGCATCGCCACCAGCGCCGTCATGCGTTCCGGCAGCGGCGCCCGCGTGTTGCCCAGCTGGGCGCGCAGGCGCGCACCGCCGCCATGCGTCACGCGCTGGATCAGGTGCGTCACGAATTCCGGCAGCGCCACCGAGGCAATGCCGGCGCTGTCGCGCCGCTGCGGAAACAGCTTCGAGAACAGCAGGCTGCCCGCGCAGACCAGCGTCCCGCCCAGCGGCACGAAGAAACAGAATGCCGCCATGTACGCGTAGCTCCAGCCGAACGGCGTGCGGAAGCGGCGCGGCAGCAGGCGCCACACCGCCAGGCCGAGCAGCGCGGCGGCGATGACCTGCAGGCCCAGGAACGACAGCAGCAACGGCAGCCCCGTACCGCCCTGGAACAGAAGGTACAGTGCCGC
This region of Cupriavidus sp. EM10 genomic DNA includes:
- a CDS encoding CHASE2 domain-containing protein; its protein translation is MAPRPVSASRAAAFFHRRTRVEWVLTLAAVVVVTALVARFNWFERADLALLDFAIASQPHAPRNDIVLVTIDDASIGAIGRWPWRRTVLASLIDHIAADKPRVIGLDVILSEPDIRYPADDMELAQAIARARNVILPAVAESGVAGPVMRRPLDAFAATVGHIDMSPDADGVARSVYLREGDGNSPPVWHFAAMMAAYGQPSPPSPESFRHESVRRVDSAGWVSQDRLRIPFAGPPGTFARVSVLDVLSGQLSAGYFQGKYVIVGAMASGIGDVFATPVSREGRGMSGVEILANVLQALRDGTGIVRVHDLAGWFATLLPVLLAALAAWMLTPRDALIAVAVLVAALIGGSIMLVGSMQLWFAPSAAVFGCLLIYPLWSWRRQEAALRFLSEELARLVREPGLLGAPTRVDHSLDGRMQAVYDMTARLRDMRRFLSDGLESLPEATVICNLDGGILVANRRAVALVPVVLQGINDLPQPAGLGELPSAGAYADAYADAYGGLDRPGLPDIIETLFPVPGPGLAYWDALCGALDADAPVMSSSDSHGVELATEDDRRYLLHGAPLHGEAGRPAGVIVSLIDITTVRRAERQREQTLHFLSHDMRSPQASILALIDLQSRPGRALTQAELLGRIGEHAHRTLALADDFIRLAQAESQSLAFAEVDLTALVLDATDELWALAKTRGIELRLDLDGDGVTLRAAPALLVRAIANLVSNAIKFSPDGAPVTVGLRRLGPYMAIEVTDLGPGIAPEAQARLFRPFSRVHAPASDAPSGSGLGLVFVKTVAERHGGRVMLRSAAGEGAMFSIWLPLRSRAG
- a CDS encoding VacJ family lipoprotein — its product is MLSRISLLRAAAPETPRLATALAAASLTLLATGCATGPNANPADPLEPMNRAIFTVNDKADTYVAQPLAKGYKAVTPEPARLAVTNFFNNFSDVGNFANNVLQGKPVEAVETMMRVAVNTVLGLGGLIDVATAAGMPRHSTDFGLTLGTWGVPAGPYLVLPLFGPSSFRDGVGVAGNIFLDPAHYFDTAWRYSMFGINVVNTRTNMLGATDLLSQAALDKYAFVRDAYSQRRQYLLTGGGDALPSYDEDEDSSAPAPGGKEAPKTPEGAARPEVPATPATPAPAPGMAK
- a CDS encoding lipopolysaccharide N-acetylglucosaminyl transferase; translated protein: MGKLTIGGTASQIAALYLLFQGGTGLPLLLSFLGLQVIAAALLGLAVWRLLPRRFRTPFGWSYAYMAAFCFFVPLGGTLVCAGSLLFSKLFPQRRDSAGIASVALPEFVTHLIQRVTHGGGARLRAQLGNTRAPLPERMTALVAMQSMPTRTASPVLRELLADSTDDIRLLAYGMLDGAEKQLTQKILAELPRLESADTPQAKLEINKRLADLYWELIYQNLVQGDVYRYTASQVERYASAALDIDDGNAALWYMRGRLALTRNAPGEAREFLGRAEALGFAQERVLPLLAEAAYLDRDYAAVRRLMAAFDSPSPLPLVRPLLRYWQS
- a CDS encoding response regulator transcription factor; this encodes MRIASVEDDAAQAEQIRQLLEEAGFSCTSFATGSAFLRALRDQAFDLVLMDWQLPDTSGYELVSWVRQHSGRLPPILFLTSRVDEADIVAGLSVGADDYLAKPLRPAEFVARVRALLRRAYPDAVHDDELIRQGDYVVDARRRTIALAGQIADLSPREFDLALFLFRNIGRLLSREVIEQAVWGRAMDAGSRTLDTHVSRLRIKLALRPEHGVRLTSVYSHGYRFEAAGGADA
- a CDS encoding MMPL family transporter, translated to MIRPLLVRTVKFATVHAWLVIGITLLLTIGSGVYVARNFAINTDISRLLESDAPWAKNDAAISAAFPQRDKMILAVVQAPAKELADAAANELANALRQQPNRFKAVGQPGSGAFFERNGLLFADTASVQDMAGKLGQARPLLNNLAHDPTLRGLSDLLTTTLNLPLQLGQIKLSDMDRLLGESARTIDGVLADKPVALSWAGLVDDSLKPNADGRAFSFVTLSPVLDFSDLKAGSGASDAIRAAAAQLKLTERYNAVVRLTGPQPLADDEFASVSEGAVLNGVLTLIVVIGILWMALRSARLITAVLVSLISGLIITAALGLMMVGALNMISVAFAVLFVGLGVDFGIQFGVRYRAERHDHGDLDQALTLAARDVAGPLTLAAAATAAAFFCFLPTDYRGVAELGKIAGVGMFIAFATTFTMLPAMIRVLAPRAEEEMPGFSWLAPADAFFERHRKGTLVGVLAVLIGGAPLLPHLRFDFDPLHLKDPHSESMSTLLALKDAPQAGTDDVKVLAPTLKDAEATATKLKALPEVSRVVTLKTFIPDDQAPKLAIIAGMAKSLMPVLTQPTATPATDALRVASLRNASRQLSLAALDHPGPGAESAEHLSRALKQLADATPAVRDRAELAVALPLRLALGTLQLALQPEPVSQQTLPPELVRDWLAPNGQALINVSPKLPPPGAKNEAAREAALSKFIAVMARVQPDATGGPIAIKGSADTIMTAFIHAGLWAVVSITVLLWITLRRVGDVLRTLIPLLVSGLVTLELCVVFGISLNFANIIALPLLLGIGVAFKIYYVIAWRHGKTKLLQSSLTHAVLYSAGTTATAFGSLWLSHHPGTASMGKLLALALICTLAGAVFFQPILMGRPRRELNGRAEPLGPSLPLSRWLRPWHNLPINLEGRILASPGGSPDAHRRRSDGRVPALPAAPSPHDKKQTRLSRTCSPVFRSCAPRRLKRPGLPPPWPPHR
- the pelG gene encoding exopolysaccharide Pel transporter PelG, with translation MAGIGFELRKMLRRDSLSGMLSAYAYAGVISSGPWVLSILGILLIGLLSIGWVIPGALITQFQVSVTYLIACSLILTGPMQLSFTRFTSDRLFEKRADLVLSNYHAVALLSTALAGAIGLACAVWAFPEQSLLYRLLMMAGFVIMSNIWIAAIFLSGMKQYKAIVWTFLVGYTITVLAALGLRSHGLEGLLGGFVFGQLCLLVGMITLIYRNYTSHRFMSFEVFQRRFAYPSLIAIGLFYNLGIWVDKFMFWYAPSTGQPVIGPLHASIIYDIPVFLAYLAIIPGMAVFLVRIETDFVEYYDAFYNAVRGGSSLEHIEDMRNTMVQTIRLGLYEIVKVQAIASLLLFVVGGWLLRLLGISELYLPLLYVDVIGASLQVVLLGVLNIYFYLDRRREVLMLTGTFVVLNFVLTRLTLSLGPAWYGYGFAVSLLIVVALALYLLDRKLDRLEYETYMLQ